One segment of Paenibacillus rhizovicinus DNA contains the following:
- a CDS encoding response regulator: protein MHPKLQELISSAALTQSLFPEDSAITIFDLEQIVYYSPGQTFNMGLKPGMPLDLFKGLLPDKVVTLKKRIREEREKERYGVAIVSVGVPVFDDHGELIGVYLASQSTEKIGNTIANRLNKIGDVVKKVSAGDLTVDKLDIEIGDEIDSLSLSINRMIEDLVEQRTAEMKSKNALLREAKELAESASHAKGGFLANMSHEIRTPMNAIIGFNYLLQQTNLSDQQKNFVDKTITSARSLLTIINDILDFSKIEANKIELEQADFDLYEVLGNISSMISFSAYEKGLKLHFSIQHEVPQMLKGDSLRLNQILLNLSNNALKFTHDGEISVSVERVAGASDGVMLRFAVRDTGIGMTHEQQQRLFREFTQMDMSTTRKYGGTGLGLVISKNLVGLMDGTIEIESEPGEGSCFSFTARFKEATSPAFSGTAAFYRNFMNVLLVCDNPEMQIVLKNQLEQFQFVVSAANSARDAAELMKRQSGRYDLIIVDWNLGDADPIAFANRLRAAYGASMQVIVLVSAYHEPELQEKIASSAIEKVLYYPSSQSHLYNEINVLFQHKTPPKLKTIQDQDAAPGKFASIRQAAVLLVEDNEINQQVAQEILQEIVLRVDVAVNGEEAVGLVERNRYDAILMDLQMPVMDGYEATRKLRGMDRARNIPIIAMTADAMKGIKEKVMDAGMDAYISKPFEPVQLFSVLERAILMSKANQSARASAAGPPKSVKQWSVLQIDQAMERLNNNKRLYMQILEKFERNHAKAAEEIRHALADNDSKQAAMLAHTMKGVSTTIGASALADVAARLQNDLQHHQGAAAEALLADFQEKLDEVLLAIEKLLLVH, encoded by the coding sequence ATGCATCCCAAATTACAAGAGCTGATTTCGTCCGCAGCCTTAACGCAATCCCTATTTCCCGAAGACAGTGCCATCACGATATTCGATCTGGAGCAAATCGTTTATTATTCGCCCGGCCAAACGTTTAATATGGGCCTGAAGCCAGGCATGCCGCTGGATCTCTTCAAAGGCTTGCTGCCGGACAAAGTAGTCACGCTCAAGAAGCGAATCCGGGAGGAGCGGGAGAAAGAAAGATACGGCGTGGCCATCGTATCGGTCGGCGTTCCGGTATTCGATGACCATGGGGAGCTCATCGGCGTCTATTTGGCTTCGCAATCGACGGAGAAGATCGGCAACACGATCGCCAATCGGCTGAACAAAATCGGCGACGTCGTCAAGAAGGTTAGCGCGGGCGACTTGACCGTCGATAAGCTGGACATCGAGATCGGCGACGAAATCGACAGCTTGTCCCTGTCGATCAATCGCATGATCGAAGACTTGGTCGAGCAGCGTACGGCGGAGATGAAGAGCAAGAACGCGCTATTACGGGAGGCCAAGGAGCTGGCCGAGTCCGCCAGTCATGCCAAAGGCGGGTTTCTTGCCAACATGAGTCATGAAATCCGCACCCCGATGAATGCGATTATCGGCTTTAACTATTTGCTGCAGCAAACGAATCTATCGGATCAGCAGAAGAACTTCGTCGACAAGACCATTACTTCGGCTAGAAGCTTGCTGACGATCATTAACGATATTCTGGATTTCTCGAAAATCGAAGCGAATAAAATCGAGCTGGAGCAAGCGGACTTCGATTTGTACGAAGTGCTGGGCAATATCTCGAGCATGATCAGCTTCAGCGCCTACGAGAAAGGGCTGAAGCTGCACTTCTCGATTCAGCACGAAGTGCCTCAGATGCTCAAGGGCGATTCGCTGCGGCTGAATCAAATCTTATTGAATCTATCCAACAACGCGCTGAAATTCACGCATGACGGCGAGATTTCCGTATCGGTCGAGCGAGTCGCAGGAGCTAGCGACGGCGTCATGCTGCGGTTCGCCGTGCGCGATACGGGGATCGGGATGACGCATGAGCAGCAGCAGCGATTGTTTCGCGAGTTTACGCAAATGGACATGTCGACGACCCGGAAGTACGGCGGCACGGGACTCGGGCTTGTCATTAGCAAGAATCTCGTGGGGCTGATGGACGGCACGATTGAAATCGAGAGCGAGCCGGGGGAAGGCAGCTGTTTTTCGTTTACCGCCCGGTTTAAGGAGGCGACCAGTCCTGCTTTCTCGGGAACGGCCGCCTTCTACCGGAATTTCATGAACGTCCTGCTGGTCTGCGATAATCCGGAGATGCAGATCGTGTTGAAGAATCAGCTGGAACAGTTTCAATTCGTAGTCAGCGCCGCGAATTCCGCCCGCGATGCCGCCGAGCTTATGAAGCGCCAGAGCGGCCGATACGATCTGATTATCGTGGATTGGAATCTCGGCGATGCCGATCCGATTGCTTTTGCCAATCGATTGCGGGCGGCGTACGGGGCTTCGATGCAGGTCATCGTGCTCGTCAGCGCCTATCACGAACCCGAGCTGCAAGAGAAGATCGCCTCGTCGGCGATTGAGAAAGTGTTGTATTATCCGAGCAGTCAATCGCATTTATACAATGAAATCAACGTCTTGTTCCAGCACAAGACGCCGCCGAAGCTCAAGACGATTCAAGATCAGGATGCAGCTCCCGGGAAATTCGCTTCCATTCGCCAAGCGGCGGTGCTGTTGGTGGAAGATAACGAAATCAACCAGCAGGTCGCTCAGGAGATTCTCCAAGAGATCGTGCTGCGCGTCGACGTGGCCGTGAACGGGGAAGAAGCCGTCGGTCTGGTGGAGCGGAACCGGTATGATGCGATCTTGATGGATTTGCAGATGCCGGTCATGGACGGGTACGAAGCGACGCGGAAGTTAAGAGGGATGGATCGCGCGCGGAACATTCCGATTATCGCCATGACGGCCGACGCGATGAAAGGCATCAAGGAGAAAGTGATGGACGCCGGCATGGACGCTTATATTTCCAAACCGTTCGAACCGGTCCAGCTGTTCAGCGTGCTCGAGCGGGCGATTCTGATGTCGAAAGCGAACCAGTCCGCCCGCGCGTCGGCAGCCGGTCCGCCGAAGTCGGTCAAGCAGTGGTCCGTCCTCCAAATCGATCAGGCGATGGAGCGGCTGAATAACAATAAGCGTCTATACATGCAAATTTTGGAGAAGTTCGAGCGCAATCACGCCAAGGCAGCGGAAGAGATCCGGCATGCGCTAGCGGACAACGATTCCAAGCAGGCCGCTATGCTGGCTCACACCATGAAAGGAGTCTCGACGACAATCGGGGCTTCGGCGCTTGCGGATGTGGCTGCCCGGCTGCAAAATGACCTTCAACATCATCAGGGCGCAGCCGCGGAAGCACTGCTGGCTGATTTCCAGGAGAAGCTCGACGAAGTGCTGCTTGCGATTGAGAAGCTGTTGCTTGTGCATTGA
- a CDS encoding metallophosphoesterase family protein, whose product MGMDTAADKPVISFQVITDTHILADAEHEYNRNFDRALKDIAANAPESRGIMHAGDVTDHGELEEYEAFARIWEDNQAQLPQLYMTMGNHDVDHEDWQERLPRFMAMTGTAGLYHDHWIDGYHFIFLGTETGNEGFADLSQEQLDWLDAKLGEAASPDKPVFVFLHQPLMNTVAGSLEAQNWYGVTQDEELKAVLSKHQQAILFTGHTHWELGSPHTFFEGAGRLPAMFNASSVAYLWTDDDAHKDGSQGYYVDVYTDRVLVRGRDFERGEWVASAQFQIGYAKQSQDGSR is encoded by the coding sequence ATGGGAATGGATACAGCAGCAGATAAGCCGGTCATTAGTTTTCAGGTCATTACCGACACGCATATTCTTGCGGACGCGGAGCACGAGTACAATCGCAACTTTGACCGCGCATTGAAGGACATTGCGGCGAATGCGCCGGAGAGCCGCGGCATCATGCATGCCGGGGACGTTACGGATCACGGCGAATTGGAGGAATACGAGGCGTTCGCTCGAATTTGGGAGGACAATCAAGCGCAGCTGCCGCAGCTGTACATGACGATGGGCAATCACGATGTCGATCATGAAGATTGGCAGGAGCGGCTGCCGCGTTTCATGGCCATGACCGGAACGGCGGGGCTTTATCATGACCATTGGATCGACGGTTATCATTTTATTTTTCTAGGGACGGAAACGGGGAACGAGGGCTTCGCCGATTTATCCCAGGAGCAGCTGGATTGGCTGGATGCCAAGCTCGGCGAAGCGGCTTCGCCCGATAAGCCGGTGTTCGTGTTCCTGCACCAGCCGCTGATGAATACGGTGGCAGGCTCGCTGGAAGCGCAGAACTGGTACGGCGTGACCCAGGACGAGGAGTTGAAGGCAGTGCTGTCGAAGCATCAGCAGGCCATCCTGTTTACGGGCCATACCCATTGGGAATTGGGTTCGCCGCATACGTTCTTCGAGGGCGCGGGGAGGCTGCCGGCCATGTTCAATGCATCTTCGGTCGCCTATTTGTGGACGGATGACGACGCGCACAAGGATGGCAGCCAAGGCTATTATGTAGACGTGTATACGGACCGGGTGCTCGTTCGAGGCAGGGATTTCGAGCGGGGAGAGTGGGTGGCGTCCGCTCAATTCCAGATCGGCTATGCTAAACAATCGCAGGATGGGAGCCGTTAA
- a CDS encoding DMT family transporter, with translation MGWFLLGCAIVLELSGTVSMKLSNGFARLTPSILMFVFYGGSFTMLNYALHYLQISVAYAVWSGIGIVLITFAGLSIFGEKLQPASYLWIGVIVIGVIGLNISSKGH, from the coding sequence ATGGGCTGGTTCTTGTTGGGATGCGCCATCGTGCTGGAGCTGTCCGGCACGGTATCGATGAAATTATCGAACGGTTTTGCCCGATTGACGCCGTCGATCCTGATGTTCGTCTTCTACGGGGGAAGCTTCACGATGCTGAACTATGCGCTTCATTATTTGCAGATCAGCGTCGCTTATGCGGTATGGTCGGGGATCGGCATCGTGCTGATCACGTTCGCCGGCTTGTCGATATTCGGGGAGAAGCTGCAGCCGGCTTCTTACTTATGGATCGGCGTCATCGTGATCGGGGTTATCGGTTTGAATATTAGCAGCAAAGGACATTAG
- a CDS encoding HAD family hydrolase, whose product MAWLYADGERFPIEAILFDKDGTLLDFIYTWGKWSERVFTQFAKQLEARNLPPMDVDLSALWGTRHDRHGEVVDYDRNGVLSMGTVEDLMITLAWQGHRLGMTWAEAKEAAYASRQYAEEQLDIARDAKALPGVVEFLEQCRGCGLKLAVVTADETSGAVKHLEWLGLERYFDVIIGTDQVERGKPFPDMAMLACRRLGVTPAQAAVIGDTNGDMRMARSAGAFVTIGIAKPDASSVLQLPDADKVIASFHELRLSADER is encoded by the coding sequence GTGGCATGGTTGTACGCAGATGGCGAGCGCTTTCCGATCGAAGCGATATTGTTCGATAAAGACGGCACGTTGTTGGATTTTATTTATACATGGGGCAAGTGGAGCGAGCGGGTGTTCACCCAATTCGCCAAGCAGCTCGAGGCACGGAATCTGCCGCCGATGGACGTTGATCTCAGCGCGCTATGGGGGACGCGACATGACCGGCATGGCGAAGTCGTGGATTATGACCGCAACGGCGTACTCTCGATGGGGACCGTGGAAGACCTGATGATTACGCTTGCTTGGCAGGGGCATCGGCTCGGCATGACTTGGGCGGAGGCCAAGGAAGCCGCGTATGCCAGCAGGCAGTATGCGGAGGAGCAGCTGGATATCGCCCGCGATGCGAAGGCGCTGCCGGGCGTCGTCGAATTTCTGGAGCAGTGCAGAGGCTGCGGCCTGAAGCTTGCCGTCGTTACCGCTGACGAGACGAGCGGGGCGGTCAAGCATCTGGAATGGCTCGGGCTCGAGCGATATTTCGACGTTATCATCGGAACTGACCAGGTGGAGCGAGGGAAGCCGTTTCCGGATATGGCAATGCTCGCGTGCCGCCGATTAGGCGTGACGCCTGCACAGGCTGCCGTAATAGGCGATACGAATGGCGATATGCGAATGGCTAGGTCGGCGGGAGCCTTTGTTACCATCGGCATTGCCAAGCCAGATGCGTCAAGCGTTCTGCAGCTGCCTGATGCCGACAAAGTGATCGCGTCGTTCCATGAACTCCGCCTATCGGCCGACGAAAGGTAG
- a CDS encoding GbsR/MarR family transcriptional regulator, which produces MREPASKREELRVKVIDAIAQTMDLYGVNYSFGQLYGILFFEDRPMTLDEMQASMNMSKSNMSYAVRSLMDSSMVFKLEEKADRKDLYAAETDFFKAFQLFFATKLQREIDVMRGALDAVIPMLSETILEMDTSEEERKLCLQDLHKLKHAVHYYEWLQQFVNKLQNGTFFDGQQVNE; this is translated from the coding sequence ATGAGAGAGCCTGCTTCCAAGCGCGAGGAGCTGCGGGTCAAGGTTATCGACGCGATCGCGCAGACGATGGACTTGTACGGCGTTAATTATTCCTTCGGCCAGCTCTACGGCATTCTCTTCTTCGAGGATCGGCCCATGACGCTGGACGAGATGCAGGCGAGCATGAATATGAGCAAAAGCAACATGAGCTATGCGGTTCGTTCGCTCATGGACTCCAGCATGGTGTTCAAGCTGGAGGAGAAAGCCGACCGCAAGGATCTCTACGCGGCGGAGACGGACTTCTTCAAGGCGTTCCAGCTGTTCTTCGCCACGAAGCTGCAACGGGAGATCGATGTGATGCGCGGGGCGCTCGACGCGGTGATTCCGATGCTGTCGGAGACGATTCTGGAAATGGATACGTCGGAGGAGGAACGGAAGCTGTGCCTGCAAGATTTGCACAAGCTGAAGCATGCCGTTCATTATTACGAATGGCTGCAGCAATTCGTGAACAAGCTGCAGAACGGCACGTTCTTCGACGGTCAGCAGGTAAACGAGTAG
- a CDS encoding sugar porter family MFS transporter, with amino-acid sequence MTTTTSSEARAGQDAQLNMKYVTLISIIGAVGGLLFGFDTAVVSGAVGFLQDRFHLGDFGAGWAVSCLIIGAIVGAIASGWLSDALGRKKALIGAAGLFIIGSIGTALPDTFTGYVIARMISGLGIGITSTLCPLYNAEIAPARYRGRLVALNQFAIVTGIFLTYFANSGIAGSGSDAWDVTTGWRWMFGVGVIPGLIFMILLFLVPESPRWLIKKGRPEKALNILLRIHGEAAAKQEVLEIKESFKQHSSMRELFKPGIRFALFVGIGLAVLQQVTGINAILYYAPEILKQTGAGDNAALIQTILVGFINMVFTVLSIWLIDKAGRKALLLTGTSVMAVCLGLIGLLFHTGHSSGYLVLVLILAYTAAFAVSLGPVVWVMLSEIFPNRVRGLAISVASMFLWVADYAVSQSFPSLLSWAGSAATYWIFGVMSVITVIFTMVFVPETKGRSLEQMESLWNRGATIDSQEDTSSSSMTIHSKLSPSNSKR; translated from the coding sequence ATGACAACAACGACATCATCGGAAGCTAGAGCCGGTCAGGACGCACAGCTGAACATGAAATATGTCACGCTAATCTCCATCATCGGCGCGGTCGGCGGCTTGTTGTTCGGCTTCGATACGGCAGTCGTGTCCGGCGCGGTCGGTTTCTTGCAGGACCGTTTTCACTTGGGCGACTTCGGCGCCGGCTGGGCGGTATCTTGCCTAATCATCGGCGCCATCGTCGGCGCGATTGCATCCGGCTGGCTCAGCGACGCCCTCGGACGGAAGAAAGCGCTGATCGGCGCTGCCGGGCTGTTCATCATCGGCTCGATCGGTACCGCGCTGCCGGATACCTTCACCGGCTACGTCATCGCCCGGATGATCAGCGGCCTCGGAATCGGCATTACCTCGACGCTCTGTCCGCTGTACAATGCGGAGATTGCGCCGGCTCGTTATCGCGGCAGGCTCGTGGCGTTGAATCAATTCGCCATCGTAACCGGCATCTTCCTTACCTACTTCGCCAATTCGGGCATCGCGGGCAGCGGCTCGGACGCTTGGGATGTGACGACGGGGTGGCGCTGGATGTTCGGCGTCGGCGTAATTCCGGGCTTGATCTTCATGATTCTGCTGTTCCTCGTTCCGGAAAGCCCGCGCTGGCTTATTAAGAAAGGCAGACCGGAGAAGGCGTTAAACATTCTGCTGCGCATTCACGGCGAAGCGGCGGCCAAGCAGGAAGTGCTTGAGATCAAAGAGTCGTTCAAGCAGCACTCTTCGATGCGCGAATTGTTCAAGCCCGGCATCCGTTTCGCGCTATTCGTCGGCATTGGACTAGCCGTGCTGCAGCAGGTAACCGGGATTAATGCGATTCTCTATTACGCGCCCGAAATCTTGAAGCAGACCGGAGCCGGGGACAATGCCGCGCTCATTCAGACGATTCTGGTCGGCTTCATCAACATGGTCTTCACCGTGCTGTCGATCTGGCTGATCGACAAAGCGGGACGCAAGGCGCTCCTGTTGACGGGGACATCCGTTATGGCCGTCTGCCTTGGGTTGATCGGGCTGTTGTTCCATACGGGTCACAGCTCCGGCTATCTGGTGCTCGTGTTGATTCTCGCGTACACGGCGGCATTCGCTGTCTCGCTCGGGCCGGTCGTCTGGGTCATGCTCTCCGAGATCTTCCCGAACCGGGTGCGCGGATTGGCGATTTCGGTCGCATCGATGTTCCTCTGGGTCGCGGACTACGCCGTCTCGCAATCCTTCCCGTCGCTGCTCAGCTGGGCAGGCTCGGCGGCAACCTACTGGATCTTCGGCGTCATGTCGGTCATTACGGTCATCTTCACGATGGTGTTCGTGCCGGAGACGAAGGGCCGCTCGCTGGAGCAGATGGAGAGCCTGTGGAACCGCGGCGCAACCATCGATTCGCAAGAAGACACGTCCAGCAGCAGCATGACAATTCATTCGAAGTTGTCGCCAAGCAACTCCAAACGATAA
- a CDS encoding response regulator transcription factor, with translation MYRLMIADDEALEREGLEWIVQRMLPDTFEIVQAENGRRAIELAEERRPNIVLMDVQMPGIQGLEALQEIRKLLPDAKFVLVTAYDSFHYAQAALSLGVKEYIVKPASREQVASLLRRLAAELDEERAKRAEQLHLINKVSTLQPLVENELALILMMDQTQGSSAEQLAEWLEFPLEECRCLVAAFPGSEFAPDRQSLYETIRRTAKSFGPCLVSSIVEHHLAVFLRKPPQAADTWKEEPVRFARKLADTVKSLIKKDISIGIGSLRSGADGMRQSYFEAVFASTYSDPICVFDDLQQGGQEPLPQQRAGGEGWQSYVTSALQRIRDIREEQTLTIIDRAKHYISQRFAEDLSLEEAAESVHLNQFYFSKVFKQHVGETFIDYLTGLRIDRAKQLIEEDVLSLKEVSYQVGYKDPNYFSRVFKKVTGVAPSEYRSQLK, from the coding sequence ATGTACCGTTTAATGATCGCGGATGACGAAGCGCTGGAGAGAGAGGGTTTGGAATGGATCGTGCAACGGATGCTGCCGGATACATTCGAGATCGTGCAGGCCGAGAACGGGAGGCGGGCGATCGAATTGGCGGAGGAGCGGCGGCCGAATATCGTGCTGATGGACGTCCAGATGCCCGGTATTCAGGGGCTTGAGGCGCTCCAGGAAATCCGGAAGCTGCTGCCGGACGCGAAGTTCGTGCTCGTAACGGCTTATGATTCGTTCCACTATGCGCAGGCGGCGCTGTCGCTCGGCGTCAAAGAATATATCGTGAAGCCCGCGAGCCGCGAGCAGGTGGCGTCGCTGCTGCGCAGATTGGCGGCCGAGCTGGACGAGGAGAGGGCCAAGCGAGCCGAGCAGCTGCATTTGATCAATAAAGTGTCCACGCTTCAGCCGCTTGTGGAGAACGAGCTGGCCTTGATTCTAATGATGGATCAGACGCAAGGCAGCAGTGCGGAGCAGCTCGCGGAATGGCTCGAATTTCCGCTGGAGGAATGCCGCTGCCTCGTCGCGGCGTTCCCCGGCTCCGAATTCGCGCCGGATCGTCAATCGTTGTACGAGACGATCCGCCGTACTGCCAAATCGTTCGGCCCCTGTCTCGTAAGCTCCATCGTGGAGCATCACCTGGCCGTGTTCCTGCGTAAACCGCCTCAAGCGGCGGATACCTGGAAGGAAGAGCCTGTCCGCTTCGCGCGCAAGCTGGCCGATACCGTGAAATCCTTGATCAAGAAGGATATCTCCATCGGCATCGGTTCGCTTCGGAGCGGCGCGGACGGGATGCGGCAATCTTATTTCGAAGCGGTATTCGCCTCGACGTATTCGGATCCCATCTGCGTATTCGATGATTTGCAGCAAGGCGGGCAGGAGCCGCTTCCGCAACAGAGGGCAGGCGGGGAAGGCTGGCAAAGCTACGTCACGTCCGCTCTGCAGCGGATTCGGGACATCCGCGAGGAGCAGACATTGACGATCATCGATCGGGCCAAGCACTATATTAGCCAGCGTTTTGCCGAGGATCTCTCGCTTGAGGAGGCCGCGGAATCGGTGCATCTCAACCAGTTCTACTTCAGCAAAGTGTTCAAGCAGCATGTCGGGGAAACGTTCATCGATTACCTGACGGGGCTGCGTATCGACCGGGCCAAGCAATTGATCGAGGAAGACGTGTTGAGCCTGAAGGAAGTGAGCTACCAAGTCGGGTACAAGGACCCCAATTATTTTAGCCGCGTATTCAAAAAAGTAACCGGCGTCGCCCCCTCGGAATACCGGTCGCAGCTCAAATGA
- a CDS encoding sensor histidine kinase — protein sequence MTIRAKLLIVIPLLVLAANTTIFFLFRSSTLVQDGYDQMLNRMLAYKQSVQTSDQSLQALYDYLLDPGPALQSEMTRLNGMLRLGGDSIRQLGQLPALAPKATGYLNMIDTLADQEQYAAEASDTPKEALARYESAEKTAGFIREEGQRLVDLELGADQPIFRQIQQENERMNRFGLAVILVQTLLCVCTAVWLSRSVTGPVGRLVRMARHVSEGRPQEQLPAPSVPSRDELGILTTAFLQMIASLHEAADRDKEQLERERFVKELELRALQSQIQPHFLFNALNVLSKLALLEGAERTSDLIVSMSKLIRYRLRKLDEPVSLRDELGHVAEYAAIQQARFGGRIRFETEIDEQALSAKLPALTVQPLVENAFVHGIESIEAGAVIRLAVTVDGSEAVIEVADNGVGMDEATRRSLLQLNYEPHEPNSDSEQDSDADEDAALPQGTKRPEPASMSAGLGTRNVFRRLQLFTGRGDAVEIRSAPAQGTTFTIRIPMTPKEEAADVPFNDRG from the coding sequence ATGACGATTCGCGCGAAGCTGCTCATCGTCATTCCGCTGCTTGTGCTTGCGGCCAACACGACGATCTTCTTCCTCTTCCGAAGCTCGACGCTCGTGCAGGACGGCTACGACCAGATGCTGAACCGGATGCTCGCGTACAAGCAGTCGGTCCAAACGTCGGATCAATCGCTTCAGGCATTATACGACTATTTGCTCGATCCGGGTCCGGCGCTTCAGTCCGAGATGACGCGGCTGAATGGCATGCTGCGTCTCGGAGGGGACTCGATCCGCCAGCTTGGCCAGCTTCCCGCCCTCGCCCCGAAGGCGACCGGCTATCTGAATATGATCGATACGCTCGCCGATCAGGAGCAATACGCCGCGGAGGCGTCGGACACGCCGAAGGAAGCGCTGGCGAGGTACGAATCCGCGGAGAAGACGGCGGGTTTCATCCGCGAGGAAGGTCAGCGCCTTGTCGATCTGGAGCTGGGCGCCGACCAGCCGATATTCCGGCAAATCCAACAAGAGAACGAGCGAATGAACCGGTTTGGACTGGCCGTCATTCTCGTGCAGACGCTGCTCTGCGTCTGCACGGCCGTTTGGTTGTCGCGCAGCGTCACCGGTCCCGTCGGCCGGCTTGTCCGGATGGCCCGTCACGTGTCCGAAGGCAGACCGCAGGAGCAACTGCCCGCGCCAAGCGTCCCATCGAGGGACGAACTCGGGATACTGACGACAGCGTTCCTGCAGATGATCGCGTCGCTTCACGAAGCCGCCGATCGGGACAAGGAACAGCTGGAAAGGGAGCGGTTCGTCAAGGAATTGGAGCTTCGCGCGCTGCAAAGCCAGATCCAGCCGCATTTTCTGTTCAATGCCTTGAACGTGCTGTCCAAGCTCGCTTTGCTGGAAGGCGCGGAACGGACTTCCGACTTGATCGTGTCCATGTCCAAGCTGATCCGCTACCGGCTGCGCAAGCTGGATGAGCCCGTATCGCTGCGCGACGAGCTCGGCCATGTAGCGGAATACGCGGCGATTCAGCAGGCGCGGTTCGGAGGCCGCATCCGGTTCGAAACCGAGATCGACGAGCAGGCGTTGTCGGCCAAGCTCCCGGCGCTGACCGTTCAGCCGCTCGTGGAGAATGCGTTCGTGCACGGCATCGAGAGCATCGAAGCGGGAGCCGTCATTCGGCTTGCCGTCACCGTCGATGGATCGGAGGCCGTCATCGAAGTCGCGGATAACGGCGTCGGCATGGATGAAGCGACCCGCCGGTCGCTGCTGCAGCTGAACTACGAGCCTCATGAACCTAACTCCGATTCTGAACAGGATTCGGATGCGGATGAGGATGCGGCCTTGCCGCAGGGAACGAAGCGGCCGGAACCGGCATCCATGTCGGCAGGCCTCGGAACCCGCAACGTGTTCCGGCGATTGCAGCTGTTCACCGGACGCGGCGATGCGGTCGAGATCCGCAGCGCGCCCGCGCAAGGCACGACGTTCACGATTCGCATTCCGATGACACCGAAGGAGGAAGCAGCCGATGTACCGTTTAATGATCGCGGATGA
- a CDS encoding substrate-binding domain-containing protein has translation MKIRLWNVGLILLTLLFAGLFALFASAVQHTRELTSQLKPPREASADKTARIALIAQVQNNPFWRSVEEGAASASERFGMDLEYMGPVRIDPAEQTRLLEKAIAERFDALLVQGQSNAANARLIDQAAARGIPVITVDADEPGSARLAYVGTDNRAAGQRLGEYVVRSVGESGKIGVLIGSEANNQQLRLAGFRSVVERYPGLTIEDVRSSNISRLQAEEQAEDMLRSHPELKAIIGLSALDGLGIAEAAKHLKADGLLVFGFDDPGSTRQEIGSCQIAAALVQQPNRMGEEAVTLVHDYMQGRKPTEFHYTGTTVLDRASLADAQDGTQAVAPTERCR, from the coding sequence ATGAAGATTCGGCTTTGGAACGTAGGGCTTATCCTGCTCACGCTGCTGTTCGCGGGCTTATTCGCATTATTCGCGTCGGCCGTTCAGCATACGCGCGAGTTGACATCGCAGCTAAAGCCGCCGCGGGAGGCTTCCGCCGACAAAACCGCTCGCATCGCGCTTATTGCGCAGGTACAGAACAATCCGTTCTGGCGCTCCGTCGAAGAAGGAGCTGCGTCCGCATCCGAGCGCTTCGGCATGGATTTGGAGTATATGGGGCCCGTACGGATCGATCCCGCGGAGCAAACGCGGCTGCTGGAGAAGGCGATCGCGGAACGGTTCGACGCGCTCTTGGTGCAGGGGCAGAGCAATGCGGCCAATGCTCGGTTGATCGACCAAGCTGCCGCGCGAGGCATCCCCGTCATTACGGTCGACGCGGATGAACCGGGGAGCGCGCGTCTGGCGTATGTCGGCACGGATAATCGGGCCGCCGGCCAGCGGCTCGGGGAGTACGTGGTCCGAAGCGTCGGCGAATCGGGCAAGATCGGCGTCCTGATCGGCAGCGAGGCCAACAATCAGCAGCTCCGTCTGGCAGGATTCCGCAGCGTTGTCGAGCGGTACCCCGGCTTGACGATCGAGGACGTGCGATCTTCGAATATATCCCGTCTTCAGGCCGAGGAACAGGCGGAAGACATGCTGCGCAGCCATCCGGAGCTGAAGGCGATCATCGGCCTCAGCGCCTTGGACGGGCTGGGCATCGCCGAAGCGGCGAAACATCTGAAAGCCGACGGTCTCCTCGTGTTCGGCTTCGACGATCCGGGCAGCACCCGGCAGGAAATCGGCAGCTGCCAAATTGCCGCGGCGCTCGTTCAGCAGCCGAACCGGATGGGGGAAGAGGCCGTTACGCTCGTCCATGATTATATGCAGGGGCGGAAGCCGACGGAGTTCCACTATACCGGAACGACCGTGCTGGACCGCGCCTCTCTTGCCGATGCTCAAGACGGCACCCAGGCCGTCGCGCCGACGGAGCGCTGCCGATGA
- a CDS encoding nucleoside triphosphate pyrophosphohydrolase — MPVYNKLVRDRIPSMIHANGKACRTRILDEDAYKHELTLKLKEESEEYFAAQEPVDSLEELADMLEVIRALAAVHGATWEELEALRGQKAEARGGFRDRVYLIDVDDNG, encoded by the coding sequence ATGCCCGTTTACAATAAACTCGTTCGTGACCGGATTCCTTCCATGATTCATGCCAACGGCAAAGCATGCCGCACGCGGATTTTGGACGAGGATGCGTATAAGCACGAACTGACTCTGAAACTCAAAGAAGAGTCGGAGGAGTACTTCGCCGCTCAGGAACCAGTAGATTCGTTGGAAGAATTGGCGGATATGCTGGAAGTCATTCGGGCGTTAGCCGCCGTTCATGGTGCGACATGGGAAGAGCTTGAAGCCTTGAGAGGGCAGAAGGCGGAAGCGCGCGGCGGTTTCCGGGACCGGGTGTATCTGATCGATGTCGACGATAACGGATGA